A portion of the Streptomyces erythrochromogenes genome contains these proteins:
- the lanKC gene encoding class III lanthionine synthetase LanKC: MNKGYAAYCDADRWFYDAPYRRVGESYPPALAPVPSGWRSHRSGDWLALRPAGAELPAQGWKIHVSATLDNAESVLTTVYAYCTERNIAFKFVPSRYLLHLRNAKYADRAASGKFITVYPADEGQCRRIAEDLDAALGGAAGPYILSDLRWGAGPVHLRYGSFTLRHCYGEHGELVPAVETPDGRLVPDRRGPAFQPPEWLELPAFLDPHLQARSAVTLAGVPFTVERALHFSNGGGVYLGKDSRSGETVVLKEARPYAGLAADGADAVTRLHRERTALERLAGLDCVPAVRGTFTVGDHHFLVLQHLDGKPLNTYFARRHPLIEADPAPAELASYTAWALKIHQQVTEAVDAVHARGVVFNDLHLFNIMVAEDDTGEPSVALLDFEAAAHIDEGLRQTVANPAFVAPAERRGFAVDRYALACLRLALFLPLTSLLVLDRTKAAHLAAVAAEQFPVPRRFLDEAVEEILSGVPEGLPGDRLPAPAGPYLPVEPGEWPAARTSMAAALRASATPHREDRFVPGDIAQFATAHGGIGFGHGIAGVLHALAETGAGPWPEAEEWLVDRTAEPASGTPLGFYDGLAGTAWTLDRLGHRERALALADRLLHQPWQSAGPDLYGGLAGIGLALDALGTASGESELHTAALRCAELVAHPDRRPGRAGLLYGNSGPALLLVRLYERTGDKELLIQAAHALHRDLDRCVTSAYGTLQVNEGWRTMPYLGEGSVGIGMVLDDWLEHGPDERFEQARTEIVRAAQATFYAQPGLMRGAAGMILHLARTTTPGPGTGPGAIARQIDALARHAVPYQGHLAFPGEQMMRLSMDLTTGTAGALLALGSAAPGGRAHLPFLPPLRRGAAAHQPVPPGAVTHRTTREKRNLT; this comes from the coding sequence GTGAACAAGGGGTACGCCGCCTACTGCGACGCCGACCGCTGGTTCTACGACGCGCCGTACCGGCGGGTCGGCGAGAGCTACCCGCCCGCCCTCGCCCCCGTCCCGTCGGGCTGGCGCTCGCACCGCAGCGGCGACTGGCTCGCACTGCGGCCCGCCGGCGCCGAACTGCCTGCGCAGGGCTGGAAGATCCACGTCTCGGCCACGCTCGACAACGCCGAGTCGGTACTCACCACGGTGTACGCCTACTGCACCGAGCGGAACATCGCCTTCAAGTTCGTCCCGAGCCGCTACCTGCTCCACCTGCGCAACGCCAAGTACGCCGACCGCGCGGCGAGCGGGAAGTTCATCACCGTGTACCCCGCCGACGAGGGGCAGTGCCGACGGATCGCGGAGGACCTCGACGCGGCGCTCGGCGGCGCGGCCGGCCCGTACATCCTCAGCGATCTGCGCTGGGGCGCCGGACCGGTCCACCTGCGCTACGGCAGCTTCACCCTGCGGCACTGCTACGGCGAACACGGCGAACTGGTCCCGGCCGTCGAGACCCCCGACGGCCGGCTCGTACCGGACCGGCGCGGACCCGCGTTCCAGCCGCCCGAGTGGCTCGAACTGCCCGCCTTCCTCGACCCCCACCTCCAGGCGCGCTCCGCCGTCACCCTCGCCGGTGTCCCCTTCACGGTGGAACGGGCGCTGCACTTCTCCAACGGCGGCGGCGTCTACCTCGGCAAGGACAGCCGCAGCGGCGAGACCGTGGTCCTCAAGGAGGCCCGGCCGTACGCCGGACTCGCCGCCGACGGCGCCGACGCCGTCACCCGGCTGCACCGCGAACGGACCGCGCTGGAACGGCTGGCGGGCCTGGACTGCGTACCGGCCGTCCGCGGCACCTTCACGGTCGGCGACCACCACTTCCTGGTACTGCAGCACCTCGACGGCAAACCGCTCAACACCTACTTCGCCCGCCGCCACCCCCTGATCGAGGCGGACCCCGCCCCGGCGGAGCTCGCCTCCTACACCGCATGGGCGCTGAAGATCCACCAGCAGGTGACCGAAGCCGTCGACGCCGTCCACGCCCGCGGGGTCGTCTTCAACGACCTCCACCTCTTCAACATCATGGTCGCCGAGGACGACACCGGCGAACCCTCCGTCGCACTCCTGGACTTCGAGGCCGCCGCGCACATCGACGAGGGCCTGCGGCAGACCGTGGCCAACCCGGCCTTCGTCGCCCCGGCCGAGCGGCGCGGATTCGCCGTCGACCGCTACGCCCTCGCCTGCCTGCGGCTCGCCCTGTTCCTCCCGCTGACCAGCCTGCTCGTCCTGGACCGCACCAAGGCCGCACACCTGGCCGCCGTCGCCGCCGAGCAGTTCCCCGTACCGCGCCGGTTCCTCGACGAAGCCGTCGAGGAGATCCTGTCCGGCGTACCGGAGGGCTTGCCGGGCGACCGCCTGCCCGCACCGGCCGGACCGTACCTGCCCGTCGAGCCCGGCGAATGGCCGGCCGCCCGTACGTCGATGGCCGCAGCGCTGCGGGCGAGCGCCACCCCGCACCGCGAGGACCGCTTCGTCCCCGGGGACATCGCCCAGTTCGCGACCGCCCACGGAGGCATCGGCTTCGGCCACGGGATCGCCGGGGTGCTCCACGCCCTCGCCGAAACCGGCGCCGGACCCTGGCCGGAGGCCGAGGAGTGGCTGGTCGACCGCACGGCGGAACCGGCCTCCGGCACCCCGCTCGGCTTCTACGACGGCCTCGCCGGCACGGCCTGGACGCTGGACCGGCTCGGACACCGCGAACGCGCCCTCGCCCTCGCCGACCGGCTGCTGCACCAGCCCTGGCAGAGCGCGGGACCCGACCTGTACGGCGGCCTCGCCGGCATCGGCCTCGCCCTGGACGCACTCGGGACCGCGAGCGGCGAGAGCGAACTGCACACCGCGGCCCTGCGCTGCGCCGAGCTGGTCGCCCACCCGGACCGACGGCCCGGCCGCGCGGGCCTCCTGTACGGCAACTCCGGACCCGCCCTGCTCCTCGTACGCCTCTACGAGCGCACCGGCGACAAGGAACTGCTGATCCAGGCCGCCCACGCGCTCCACCGCGACCTCGACCGCTGCGTCACCAGCGCCTACGGCACCCTCCAGGTGAACGAGGGCTGGCGCACCATGCCGTACCTCGGCGAGGGCAGCGTCGGCATCGGAATGGTCCTCGACGACTGGCTGGAGCACGGTCCCGACGAGCGCTTCGAACAGGCCCGGACCGAGATCGTACGGGCGGCGCAGGCCACCTTCTACGCCCAGCCCGGGCTGATGCGCGGCGCCGCAGGAATGATCCTGCACCTGGCCCGGACCACCACGCCAGGACCCGGCACCGGGCCCGGAGCCATCGCCCGCCAGATCGACGCACTGGCCCGGCACGCCGTGCCGTACCAGGGGCATCTGGCCTTCCCCGGCGAGCAGATGATGCGGCTGTCCATGGACCTCACCACGGGTACGGCCGGCGCTCTCCTCGCCCTCGGCAGCGCGGCGCCCGGCGGGCGCGCGCACCTGCCGTTCCTCCCGCCGCTGCGCCGAGGCGCCGCGGCCCACCAGCCGGTCCCGCCCGGGGCCGTGACCCATCGCACCACCCGAGAGAAGAGGAACCTGACATGA
- a CDS encoding SapB/AmfS family lanthipeptide — protein MTLLDLQSMETPKEETAEVAMTGGGSRASLLLCGDSSLSITTCN, from the coding sequence ATGACGCTTCTTGACCTGCAGTCGATGGAGACCCCGAAGGAAGAGACCGCCGAGGTCGCGATGACCGGCGGCGGCAGCCGCGCCAGCCTGCTCCTCTGCGGCGACAGCAGCCTGAGCATCACGACCTGTAACTGA